Genomic DNA from Solanum pennellii chromosome 3, SPENNV200:
TAGATGTCACACAACTCAGATTCTAAAGTATTTACCTATTTGGTGATAGTAAGATGCGGATTTACAGATTGGATATCCACCTTTCCAGAAAGCAATTGTCATTTGTACATTTAATGCCACTAATGTTACTATATCCTAAAGCGGGTTATCCTATACATGTTAGACTCAAGCCTCATTGCTTGCTCGATGTGGATTGCAAGCAGAAGTAAGAGTTTTCCAACAGCAAGCAGTCAAATTTGGTTAGGCCTATAGCGGTATAGCCATATCATGGATAGTACTGATGGGCTATCTAACAAATGTCACACTCAAGCCTCATTGCTTGCTCAATGAGGATTGCAGGCAAAAGTTAGTCTTCGTTGCAGCAATCAATCAACTTTATTCTAGCCATACAGTGTAATAATTCTTTGGTACCGGGTTATGATAGgatttaaatttttctacaGAAAAAAAACAAGGACCTAAACATATCTTTTACAAGTTTATAGGTGTCAGATTTCTTTATTTGATGAGTTAGAAACTTGAAGCTTTGAATCTTCCGCCTAATTCTGTTGGCTGAGTTTGAGCTGTCTCAGAAAGGACAATGTGAGATACTAAAAGCGCCCTGACATACATTTTAGTACACTTGTATGTTTAGGACATACCACTTGGGGTAATACATAAGAAAACCTTGAACTATGACTAGATTTCCAGTTACATACTCAAACTTCACAAGGAACCTATCACCCCCACcaactaacattttaaaattggAACTTTAACCACCTTTAAACGCGCCTTTGACAACACAGCTCTCTATCTCACAAATGTAGGGGTAAGGTCCGTGTACATCCTACCTTCTTCCTAGTGGGATTATAGAGGGTTCATTGTTGttgtctcattttatgtgatgCATTTTGATTAGGCCCGAAGACTAAGAAAGAATTTTCATTTTGGAACTTGTGATCTAAAAAAGATATAGATACTTGTGTGGCTATAAATCAACTCACTAAGGTCAAAATGAAAAgctaaaagttaaattattttcaaatatggAAAGGTAACATTCATTTGGGACAAACTAAATGAAGAAAATGCATCACATAATTTAGGACAAAGGAGTACACGGAAAACACGTGGCAGCATTACACTGCCAATTAAATCTGATTTTGGCCTCTTAAGGTGGTCAAGATTCcagtttaggggggtaataggtCCTTTGTAATTCCACTTTGAAGAtgtttagggggtaataggtCATTCAAAAAGTTTGAGTGTGTAATCGGGAATACGGTTATAGTTGAGAGGGGATTTTCATGTATTATACCTTTTTTATAAGGATTAAATATATATCAGCCCTATTATATCTTATATAAGATAATGTATTGTCCATGCTCTAATTCTTGTTGATTAAACCTTATGCATGCTCACCTCTGTACAGTGTAAAATGGTATACTATCTAGAGCTGATGTCACTGTTAAAACCACTCAAGTAAGTCTATTATATATCGTACTCATATCAGGGGTTGTTCTGGACAAATCCATAAATGATACATACATCTTCTAATAGAAAGCAAGGGCATTACCTGATTTCAATTTCTCGTTGACTGCCCAGTCAAGAGCCTTCCGAGCTGGTTTAGTAAGGGGAGGAGACTCTGGATTGGAATAATACATGTCGGATTTTCCAAGCAACTTCAGTGTTTCTTCAGTCACCTTGAAAAAGGTTATACCGTTTGCTCTCAAAAACTTGGCAGCCAAACTGGTCCCTAGCAAAGCAAATCTCACTTCATTCAAACTCAAAAAACTATCTTCCAAACCTAATAGACAATTACCATCCATACACGCACACACACGCATGCCATAGTAGGAATCAAAATGTAGTTTCTACAGCAGCATCCACTGAGTTTGATGCTAACCTTCAACTAAGATGCCCATTAAAAGAGCTTCAGTGCCAGTATTTGGGTACTTGATCTTCCTTGCTTCTAATTCAGCCATTACAAATGCCTGTATTGCTCTTGACGACCATCTACAACATTATTCAACAAGCTTTTTTTCACATTACAAATCAAATGGATAAAGATGATTCATAAACCAACTCCAAGTGATCTGCGATTTAGGCATAGTTgattacatttattttaaaaaaacacaaaactaAACAGTCACCAATTAAACTAACTAAGCAAACATACTTGGGCTGTTTCTCATAACCCTCTGGTTTCCTGCAAAgcaaaaaaacaacaatttgTTACTCATTTTGCAAAATGCACTTCAAATGCAACACtaggacaaacaaattgaaacggaacCAATAATTTACAATCAAATGAAATCCAAACACAGCGACATGAAAGCTTACGTAATAGGGAGGCTGAATGCAACCGTTGCTACTGTAGAACGACGACGTTTGAGAGTAACACTGTTCAAATTCTGCGGCCGAATCAAGAGCTTCCCGCCGGTAAAACTAGTAGCCAGAGCTTTACAATACTTATGGGTTAAAAAAGTATTAGTATTCTCACTTTGTTTGTTGCTAGAATTGGAAGTTAAAGACTGGATTGGAAGTAATGAAAAACTGTGAGTCGCCATTGGAGTAgaagaaaaccctaaaaatgtagAGAAATTAATTTGATTCTTGTCCTCTTCCGCACAGAATTTTCTACTTCCGTAGCTGTTATAAATGTGCTGATTAACAATGGACGAAGCGTAGAAGCTTCAACTGAGGTGGATATAGCTGTGAAAGATAACTCTCTTGAAGAAGACATGGAGCAATGGTAGTTGGGCCGAACTCACACTGATACGCAGCCATAAATGGGCCTAACGTAGCCCATATGTGTTCATAGTTTATATAtggaaaaatttcatatatcgCAGACTTAATTGATGAAATAACATTAGATTggtatattttacataattacattttatggatatagtttaaatatttaggtatctttaattttgtaaatgatgtttttttttatttatttatacaa
This window encodes:
- the LOC107015293 gene encoding ATP-dependent Clp protease ATP-binding subunit CLPT1, chloroplastic-like; amino-acid sequence: MATHSFSLLPIQSLTSNSSNKQSENTNTFLTHKYCKALATSFTGGKLLIRPQNLNSVTLKRRRSTVATVAFSLPITKPEGYEKQPKWSSRAIQAFVMAELEARKIKYPNTGTEALLMGILVEGTSLAAKFLRANGITFFKVTEETLKLLGKSDMYYSNPESPPLTKPARKALDWAVNEKLKSGEDGEITVTHIVLGIWSVKESAGHIIMSTLGFDDEKAKELAKFMDKDSELTYK